Within Methanobrevibacter arboriphilus JCM 13429 = DSM 1125, the genomic segment TTTATTGCCATTACCATTAGTACTATTAGTTTTATTAGTATTGTTAGTATTATTAGTATTATTAGTGTTGTTGGTGTTATTGTTGTTTTTGGTTTCAAATTCAGCAAATGCTAGATTACTAAAGTAATTTTCATTGTCAGATAAAGCTGTAATCTTATGTTTACCAGGTGTAAGTTTAGAATTGGGTATATGGAATATTCCAACTCCATCAGAGTCTGTTATCACAGATCCTATGTATTTACCATCTAATTCAACATCAACTTTATAATCTGGTATGGTATCACCATCTTCATCAACTACTTTAACAATCAAATCAACAGAACCATTCTTATTTTCATTAACAGTAACATTAACAAAGCTTTCACCTTTTTTAACATCAAAACTAGTGCTGTTAGTAAAACCTAAATATTTAGCATCACCATTGAAATTAAGTACAACTGTAGTTTTTCCAGTATTTTCAGGTTTATAAGTTAAATACCAGTAACCATTGGAATTAGTTTTCACTAAATGTTTTTTACCATCAATAGTAATTTCTAATTCACTATCAGCCATTGTATTACCTTCCTCATCGAGAAGAACACCACTTATAACAGTAGTTTTCCCTACTCTAAAATCACCTGAAATATCAATACTAGAATATGTAGCTAACTTAGTAACATTGAAGTTAGTATTATTGGTAAAACTAGTGTAATTATCATTACCAGCATAAGTAACAGTGACATTTATGTTTCCTGTGCAGTTAGTTGTATAATTAAGACTCCAACCACCAGTAGAATTAATAATAACATCACTATAAACATTACCATCAACACTAACAGTCAAAATATCAGAGCCATTACCAACATAACCAACAAGCTCACCAGAAATAGTAACATTATCACCAATAC encodes:
- a CDS encoding Ig-like domain-containing protein, with the translated sequence VGYVGNGSDILTVSVDGNVYDDVIINSTGGWSLNYTTNRTGNITVSVNYAGNDNYTSFTNASSFTVILNDTNSSIIVNPETVSIGDNVTISGELVGYVGNGSDILTVSVDGNVYSDVIINSTGGWSLNYTTNCTGNINVTVTYAGNDNYTSFTNNTNFNVTKLATYSSIDISGDFRVGKTTVISGVLLDEEGNTMADSELEITIDGKKHLVKTNSNGYWYLTYKPENTGKTTVVLNFNGDAKYLGFTNSTSFDVKKGESFVNVTVNENKNGSVDLIVKVVDEDGDTIPDYKVDVELDGKYIGSVITDSDGVGIFHIPNSKLTPGKHKITALSDNENYFSNLAFAEFETKNNNNTNNTNNTNNTNNTNKTNSTNGNGNKTSDNPVAIATMKKTGIPIIAIILVLISIFGISLRRKQ